CCCAGAAACTCAGTGGGCTCCAGGCACGCGCCCCCCGgttcctccccctcaccccccaacagagccaggcacctctcaGTCAATAATTTATTTCCATCCGGACACAGGGAACAGAACACACCAGAGTTTACAAAGAGAGAAGGTGCAAGAGATGAACGAACCCGCAGCCTGGCCTGCAGGGTCCCTCCCGGAGCCCAGCCCGGAGACAGGATCAGGCCcggccccacctcccacccctcgggcaccagctggggctgaTGCTGCCCCTCCCGCCTGCTTTACCCGGCCTGGCTGGCGCTGCTGCAGGGTGCAGGCGGTTTCAGAGCACCTGGGACTTGTCCTGTTGCTTCCCCCCGGCCGGCAGCCGAGCCACATCCCCTCCCCGGGGACACAGGAACCTTGGGCGAGCGAAGCTGAAATGCAGCAagggcctggccctgctggtcACACAACCCAAGCGCACCCACCCAGCTGGCCCCTGCTCGGCACGAGGGTGGGGCCCTGCCACCTGCCTGCAGGTgctggctggaagccaggctCACTGCCTCGGCCAGGGGAGGGCGGGCGCAGGAGCAGCACAGTCCCTGGGCTGCCGTGGGGGAGCACAGGGGGCTGCGGGGAGACAGGAGGGACACGGGGCTGGGATCCCAGTGCAAGGTAGTGTTAacgactccccccgccccagccaggagattTCATGCAGGAATAAATTACGCCCTGGGACGGGCCCAGAGAAGGTTCTGCCTGCTGGGCGGGAAGGACCAGTGTGGAGTGCacatgggggggggaggggaggctggggaggaacCTCTCTCTCCAAGGCACCGAAGGGTCGAATCTCATTGCATATTGCAGGGGCCAGCCTGCCCCGATGCTGGGCTGGCCCTGGAGATGGGCAAGGCTGACCAgggcagcaccctgcccccccccagggctcagaGTAttcaccccctgctctgcctcccgaGACCCCTTGGCTCCCCAAGCGAGGGCAGATAAAGATAAGGCACTTGGTTTGCATCCCAGCCTGCCCGCCCCATGGCTTCTGCTGAGCGCtcaggccagcagggggcgctaacacccaggctggggggcagggggcaccttTGCTTTTCAGCccctcttgggggtgggggggggcagcaactAAGCAAAGACGTTGGTGACAAAGTCGAGGAAGCGCTTGGCGTACTGCTCGGGGTGGACAGTCGAGATCTCTGCGCCGGCCTGGGGGGGAGATAGCAGCGTCAGGGGCTCAGGGCCGGGCTGGGACCCAGCAGGCGCCCTGGGAGCAGCCCTGCTagggcacagccctgccccccaccacacccccacgagaccttccagggctgccaggagcAAGATGGGCACAgaggttccccctccccacacacacttggTTTTCTGCTGGGGCCCAGGCCAGAAGGCACAGCCGGGCGCCCTGGCTGTATTTCACGGGTAATTCTAGCGGGGGAGGACAGGGGACATAGCCCCCACCGCCGTCCTGCCTTCCCCGCGGCCGACCTACCCCGTGTTTGACGGTCTTGGCAGCGTGCGCGGCCTTCTTCTTGGCGTCATACTGGGTCAGGATGTCGATGAGGCCCATGAAGTACACCTCCGGCTGGGGCCCGCCTGGGAAGGGAACAGCCCAGCTTAacccagctcccaggcctgcagcagccccctgcccacccagcagcAGTGGGCCCCTAGCGCCTGACCAGGGGTGCAGCCAGGCAGGAGGGGACGCTCGCTCCAGCTAGCTTCGTTCCCGCCGCCTGGCCCTGCAAAGGCCACGCAGGGCTCCGGGCTGGGATCCAGGGCCTGGCACACAATGGGCGCTGAGGGAAATCCAACCCCAAATGCAAGGGCTGGGGGCTTCACCCCTTGGAAGACCTGCTCCCGCCAGCTCCTCCCCCCGCGTCCTGCCCcggtgctgccagccctgctcacctTCCGCGCTCTTGATGGCGTACACGTCCACGTAGGGGTCGAattccccagggcccaggggcCTGTGGGAGTTCAGGTAGCCGCCGATCCCCTCGGGGGACGTCCCATAGGAgcccacagccacctcctccccctcctcctcctcctccttcaggtcctcgtcctcctcctgctCGGCCCGGCGCACGTCatggatgcccagcagcaggctgTAATCCATGATCTTCAGCTGGACCAGGAACTAGGGGCACAGCGGACAGTGGGAAAAGGCTCTGCTCCcgccccagggctcagcagcaGGCACCCCTGGCTGCTACTCAGGCCATATCAcctggtggtcagagcagtgcccagccccctgctctgtcccGGTCCCCGTCTGCAGGGCAGGAGAACCCCGACCGCACAAGGGCCCTCTGTGCTCTGGGGATCAGCACTAAAGGGCCATGACAGTTCTCTGGGGCCACTGGGCTACAGggccagagagtcccagggctggaagagacctcaggaggtcagagtccagccccctgctcacagcaggaccaaccccaactaaatcagcccagccaggacttaaaagcctccagggacggagattcccccacctctcgGTAACGCCCCAGCGCTTCtccgccctcctggggaaacagttttgcTGAATATCCCACTGAGTCCTCctccactgcaacctgagaccatcTTGTCCTGCCCTCCGTCACCCGACAACAGCCTCTCGccctttttagagcccccttccagaagctggaggctgctaccaagccccccgcccccccgactcttctcttctggaaactaaatgaacccaaatccctcagcttctccttgcaGGCCATGAGCTCCAGCCCCCGCATCGTTTGGCTGCCCTCAGGGGATACTCCCCTTCCACAGCTGGGAAGGCCTGGGGAGCCCACCCAGCTGTGGGATTTCCGGGGGCTCTCGGGTGAGTGctaccagccccagggacctgctACGGCGGATGTGGGAGGTGccaaggtgccaggcacagccctTCTCCCCCTCATCTCTTACCCTTCCGGCCCCCGAgatctccagcccctctgctgcgggGGAGATCGCATGCCAGGCAGGGCCGGAGGACCCAGTCCTTCTAGCCCCACACCCAGCGGGTTCCAGTCCCTGCCTGCAGAGGGCAGCATGCccgagggggctggcagaggtgcgcTTGACAGGCTGCCCCACACGGGGGCAGCTGATGGGCAGAGGGGAGTGAGCTCCCCTCCAGGAGGGTTTGCCGCCCCTGCGAGCgagggtggctgtgggcatcCATCTCccatcccagctgctgtgccGAGGAGACGGGAAAGCTGCCCCCCCGGCGGGAAGACTGGGGTGAGTCCGAcgcgacacccccccccccccacccggcgtacctccacatccctcttcagcttctccaGGAAGTCACTTTTCTCCCCCTCGGCCACGTACACCTTCTGGCTCAGGTGCAGGAAGTCCATGTCCTTCAGCGTGGGCAGCTCCTTGACCTGGAAGGAACCGGCGGGGGTGTCACACAGGCAGGGCCTCCTGCCGACCTGCACAGCTGCCCTCCTTGGGCCCATCAGGCTCACGCGCTGCCCAGGGCCCCTCCAATAAGGTGGCGAGAGCCCATGGGGATGACAAGTCCActcatgccccacccccatctcctctGGGAGGTCCTTGGGGCAACACTGAAGGTCCACCCTTCGCcaggcagagccccagggaaccGCCCCATTTCGCCCCCACCTGGGCGTGGGAGCACCGCAGCTGGGCCTCCTGCCTGGGATTCCCATTTTattccccacccccgccgcacTGGGCCAAGCAGGCCGGCGAGCCCCCAGATCCAGGCCCGGCGCCGGCGCCCAAGGCGAGATTCCAATGCAGCTGCGGTTGGCTCCCGAGGCGGCAGCACCTGGGCccagcagggctctcccagcagcCGAGCCCCGGGCCCATCCGACCGGCTCCCATCACCCTCCCTCGCCAGCAGCACCCGGCCCGCAGGCTTTGTGAGCTGGGCGCCGACACCGCCCAGGGTTTTGTGGGGGCCACTGACAGGACCGGGGTTCACAGCTCACTCAGGTCGCCCCTCCTCCCCGAATGGGGTGGAAAGACCCAGAGGCTCGGCCTCGCTTGTCGAGAGCCCCAGCTGGTCCATCGGCCACAGGCCCAGCCCCGCTCCTGCTCGTGCACCGGCCTTGCAGCCCCTTCCCATCatcccccagagctggctgcagccagagtgCCAAGAAGGCGAGCCGGGTCGGCAGAGCTCCGCATGGATCCAACGggcctgggctgagctgggctgtgctgggctgggctggcgggcagcacgcagcaggggctgtgcagcgTGAGAACCGCCCAGAGCAGAACAGGCCGATGCCTCGCCAGCCCGAGCTGCCTTTCAAAGGGGGCTGGGCGGCTCCCCCGCATGGCAGGCAAtgccagccagagcccagcctgccTCCCCACACACCCGCAGGCCTGGCCCAGCACTGCGGCCCCCCGAGATGGGAGGCACAGGACCAGCCCATGCTCCCGCTCCCTGGGTCCCAGTGCACCCCACGGGGGACAGACCCCACGTCCTCCCCAGGCTCTGCTTCCAGCAACTCACCTTGCAGCAGCAAGATCCCCGAGCTCCATGGGAACCCGGCAGGgccaccagctctgccctggtAGGTGGGTGGGCCCGgcacagcccagccaccaacccATGTCCGGGAGGGGAGAGTTCCAGGTTGCTGAGAAGCAACTGCAGCACCCAGGCACCATCGCAAGGACACCCGACGGCCATGGG
This sequence is a window from Carettochelys insculpta isolate YL-2023 chromosome 29, ASM3395843v1, whole genome shotgun sequence. Protein-coding genes within it:
- the PIP4K2C gene encoding phosphatidylinositol 5-phosphate 4-kinase type-2 gamma isoform X2 — its product is MLLPDDFKASSKIKVNNHLFNRENLPSHFKFKEYCPQVFRNLRERFGIDDQDYQASLTRSPPHYEEEGSDRRFLTSYDRTLVIKEISSEDVADVHSLLSHYHQYVVKCHGNTLLPQFLGMYRLSVDSEEIYVLVMRNVFSHRLAVHRKYDLKGSLVSREASDKEKVKELPTLKDMDFLHLSQKVYVAEGEKSDFLEKLKRDVEFLVQLKIMDYSLLLGIHDVRRAEQEEDEDLKEEEEEGEEVAVGSYGTSPEGIGGYLNSHRPLGPGEFDPYVDVYAIKSAEGGPQPEVYFMGLIDILTQYDAKKKAAHAAKTVKHGAGAEISTVHPEQYAKRFLDFVTNVFA